A stretch of Episyrphus balteatus chromosome 2, idEpiBalt1.1, whole genome shotgun sequence DNA encodes these proteins:
- the LOC129910750 gene encoding kinesin-related protein 8-like encodes MDFSFIRQNEEDYILKEDLFNTRIPKCTPEIMEENWSSSTNDILDSIFPMDFLNNLTDHQGEFGSLGGFNGHMKIEAEDYDITEPTLPEPLLSHSNVISSNSSDSGLSSDNLEADMSPPYEPLSPPSPGPSISERGGKRSPAELSPMEVIHPAKKIVCNNEHKPKVIVQKVPQVMTLSNTVQTHTSTVPLQKQQYQKLNNQQQQTVVNGIRGNEIKIVKLSPQMFTASNNKNVTIQVKNSNSGAKIQAKPGTLFLNKNKLTEMKKIVRVQNNNPRSILIPVSLQDVKELKTFKIVNTTAVRSTPVKIQETQETNIQQFPIKYISKPNVLKDVGIKDEMQEDSFIENSSDSESIIIEDGYDDEEYVHDPEVPYPKLALTSEERRLLSKEGITLPTHYPLTKHEERELKRIRRKIRNKISAQDSRKRKKEYVDGLEERVKQCTEENQSLMKRIKQLQNQNQTLMSQMKKLQSLLTKGTNKTTQPTTCLMVLLLSLALVAAPNLKLGQNPKEADLEEVVQETILQNRRNLLFNTKDQSTDVFDEEVNMSDIVSALEFNERENNAVCKTNNNAYTSSSLEEPKCKKMKLIQSNFLDDVDDDNWYLSKKNKDTTNVVSALENFQETKQNLQTSGFNIEKKIEVESINDDSQHSWLDKDILDMVSPTINGLYELNMDKITPGNYVNSPQTTVLDVTTNQMYGNQINNKQNSSEMRQIKKY; translated from the exons GAAGAAAATTGGTCATCAAGTACGAATGACATTTTGGATTCCATTTTTCCCATGGATTTTCTCAATAACTTGACCGATCACCAAGGCGAGTTTGGGTCTCTAGGAGGCTTCAACGGACATATGAAAATAGAAGCCGAAGACTATGATATCACCGAGCCCACATTACCTGAACCATTGCTATCACATAGCAATGTTATATCCAGCAATTCATCTGATAGTGGCCTTTCTTCGGATAATCTAGAAGC gGACATGAGTCCACCATATGAACCTCTGAGTCCACCTTCTCCAGGACCCTCAATAAGTGAAAGAGGAGGCAAAAGGTCACCTGCCGAATTATCACCTATGGAAGTTATTCATCcggcaaaaaaaattgtttgcaatAATGAACATAAACCTAAAGTGATTGTTCAAAAAGTTCCACAAGTTATGACTTTATCAAATACAGTTCAAACTCATACAAGCACAGTACCGCTACAAAAGCAACAATATCAAAAGTTAAATAATCAACAACAGCAAACAGTGGTAAATGGAATTCgtggaaatgaaataaaaattgtcaaacTATCTCCTCAAATGTTTACTGCTTCAAATAACAAGAACGTTACAATTCAAGTAAAGAATTCGAACAGTGGAGCAAAAATTCAGGCTAAACCAGgcactttatttttaaacaaaaataaattaacagaaa tgaaaaaaatcgTTCGTGTGCAGAACAATAATCCAAGGTCTATTCTAATACCAGTTTCTCTACAAGATGTAAAAgaattgaaaacttttaaaatcgtTAATACGACAGCGGTCCGTTCCACTCCTGTTAAAATTCAAGAAACCCAAGAAACAAATATCCAGCAGTTTCcaataaaatacatttcaaaACCCAATGTCTTAAAGGATGTTGGAATCAAAGATGAAA tgCAGGAGGattcttttattgaaaattcatCGGATTCTGAAAGCATTATCATTGAAGACGGGTATGATGACGAGGAGTATGTACATGATCCAGAAGTTCCGTATCCAAAACTTGCTCTCACTTCAGAAGAAAGACGACTTTTAAGCAAAGAAGGCATAACTCTACCAACCCACTATCCACTAACAAAACATGAAGAACGTGAACTCAAACGAATTCGCCGCAAAATTCGCAATAAAATATCGGCACAAGATTCGAGAAAACGTAAAAAAGAATATGTAGATGGGCTTGAGGAACGTGTTAAACAATGCACAGAAGAAAACCAATCTCTCATGAAAAGAATAAAACAGCTACAGAATCAAAATCAAACACTAATGTCGCAAATGAAGAAACTGCAATCACTTCTCACAAAAggaacaaacaaaacaacacaGCCTACAACCTGCTTAATGGTCTTGTTGCTAAGTTTAGCTCTAGTTGCGGCTCCTAATTTAAAATTAGGTCAAAATCCAAAAGAAGCCGATTTGGAAGAAGTGGTGCAAGAGACAATATTACAAAATCGTAGAAATCTTTTGTTCAACACTAAAGATCAAAGTACTGATGTTTTCGATGAAGAAGTTAACATGAGTGACATTGTCTCGGCTCTTGAATTCAACGAACGAGAAAATAATGCAGTCTGCAAAACAAACAACAATGCTTATACATCAAGCTCGTTAGAAGAGCCAAAGTgtaagaaaatgaaattgattcAGTCAAATTTCTTAGATGATGTAGATGATGATAATTGGTACCTATCCAAAAAGAACAAGGACACAACGAATGTCGTAAGTGCATTAGAGAATTTTCAAGAAACCAAACAAAATCTACAAACTAGTGgatttaatatagaaaaaaagattgAAGTCGAATCAATTAATGATGACAGTCAACATAGTTGGCTTGACAAAGATATACTTGATATGGTTTCGCCAACTATCAATGGTTTGTATGAATTGAACATGGATAAAATAACACCAGGAAATTACGTAAATTCACCTCAAACAACGGTTCTTGATGTAACGACTAATCAAATGTAtggaaatcaaataaataataagcaaaattCATCGGAAATGAGGCAGATTAAAAAGTATTAA